A single region of the Ictalurus punctatus breed USDA103 chromosome 17, Coco_2.0, whole genome shotgun sequence genome encodes:
- the spint2 gene encoding kunitz-type protease inhibitor 2: protein MARLFLLAFFCLLGAGLVLGQEECVFTELNQGLDPKSWDAGANYSAHLPNISDEQECREVCCAREDCQLALIETPADGSPQCSLVNCMKDGKDVCVLEARGHSKAYRKIQVSDRANSSTDYCRYEKEVGRCRAYLPRFYYNVTAQTCEIFVYGGCGGNANNFKTKEECQSACNGVTGDVLTDTSGSPKIRKVLSQDITAKSSEAPLPEMTSTEYAEKCQAEPQVGLCRASIPRYYYTSGTCQRFRYGGCGGNENNYNSEEECMKTCTVKIVDSKKTTDSDNAEYKAACVVPADSGPCRAAFQMFYFESSTQSCQEFIYGGCKGNKNRYSTLEECMSNCAGKDGGFEEHGEHRSRWTPAFFLVSTLAIMSVVLLVGLLLISVRRVKHQHLLLLDDKQELLPEEHNPE from the exons ATGGCTCGGTTGTTTCTCTTGGCCTTTTTCTGCCTTTTAGGTGCGGGATTAGTTCTCGGGCAGGAAGAATGTGTGTTTACCGAGCTGAACCAAGGTTTGGACCCGAAGTCCTGGGACGCGGGCGCAAACTATTCCGCTCACCTGCCCAACATTTCCGACGAGCAGGAGTGCCGAGAGGTTTGCTGTGCTAGAGAAGACTGTCAGCTGGCCCTGATTGAGACTCCAGCCGATGGCTCACCCCAGTGCAGCCTGGTGAACTGTATGAAAGACGGCAaagatgtttgtgttttggaaGCGAGGGGTCACTCCAAAGCATACCGTAAGATTCAGGTCTCTGACCGCGCCAACAGCTCAAcag ATTATTGCCGTTATGAAAAAGAAGTAGGCCGTTGCCGGGCATATTTACCCCGATTCTACTACAATGTCACTGCCCAAACCTGTGAAATTTTTGTGTATGGGGGATGTGGAGGAAACGCCAACAACTTCAAAACAAAGGAGGAATGTCAGAGTGCTTGTAATGGTGTAacag GTGATGTGCTTACTGATACTTCAGGATCTCCAAAAATCAGAAAGGTCTTGTCTCAAGACATCACAG CTAAATCTTCTGAAGCTCCCCTACCTGAAATGACATCAACAGAGTATGCag AGAAGTGCCAGGCTGAACCACAGGTGGGGCTATGCAGGGCCTCCATCCCACGCTACTACTACACAAGTGGCACGTGCCAACGTTTCAGATATGGTGGATGCGGTGGCAATGAGAACAACTATAATTCTGAGGAGGAGTGCATGAAAACCTGTAcag TGAAAATTGTAGATTCCAAGAAAACCACAGATTCTGACAATGCGGAATACAAAG CGGCCTGTGTTGTGCCGGCTGACTCTGGGCCATGCCGTGCCGCTTTCCAGATGTTCTACTTTGAGTCGAGTACTCAGTCCTGCCAAGAGTTCATCTACGGAGGCTGCAAAGGCAACAAGAACCGTTACAGTACCCTGGAGGAATGCATGTCCAATTGTGCTGGGAAAGACG GGGGATTTGAGGAGCATGGAGAGCACAGGTCTCGCTGGACTCCAG CCTTTTTCCTGGTCTCCACTCTGGCCATCATGTCCGTTGTACTGCTTGTCGGGTTGCTCCTGATCTCAGTGCGCCGTGTGAAGCATCAGCACCTCCTGCTACTGGATGACAAGCAAGAACTACTACCTGAGGAGCACAATCCTGAGTAG